A single genomic interval of Microbacterium oleivorans harbors:
- a CDS encoding aldehyde dehydrogenase family protein, whose amino-acid sequence MTPVTTTDPATGIQRPLDLAETDGAGLAAAVTAAARATERLIALGRRGRASLLESIAGALEARRAEIVATADAETALGTTRLEGELARTVFQLRFFSEVVREGSYLEATIDHAGDTPMGPRPDLRRMLVPSGPVAVYAASNFPLAFSVAGGDTAAALAAGAGVVVKAHPGHPATSALVGTVITSVTEHVVGDAVSVVYGYQAGIDLVQAPLIRAASFTGSPGGGRALAELAASRPHPIPFYGELGSINPVLISPEAATARADSIAAGLAASIVLGGGQFCTKPGVALVPAGAPGDALVAALAEEIGRVDPKPALTRGMAAAYGSGIIDLAGVPGAREMTGTDLGEVAAVGESGRTVPSLIEFEGDELPARLTEECFGPTAVVVRYRDDDHAARLAASLPGSLTASLFLQPGDTGVPAARAELGARAGRILFDQYPTGVAVAWAQNHGGPWPSTDSVHTSVGATSIRRYLRPVAWQNAPAAELPAELRDGPVDIPRRIDGALHLP is encoded by the coding sequence ATGACTCCTGTCACCACCACGGATCCGGCGACCGGCATCCAGCGCCCACTCGACCTCGCGGAGACCGATGGCGCCGGGCTCGCGGCAGCCGTCACCGCGGCCGCGCGGGCAACGGAGCGGCTCATCGCGCTCGGCCGTCGCGGGCGGGCATCCCTCCTCGAGTCCATCGCCGGCGCGCTCGAGGCGCGACGCGCGGAGATCGTCGCCACGGCCGACGCGGAGACGGCGCTGGGAACGACCCGGCTGGAGGGCGAGCTCGCGCGGACGGTCTTCCAGCTGCGGTTCTTCAGCGAGGTGGTGCGAGAAGGGTCGTATCTGGAAGCGACGATCGATCACGCCGGTGACACCCCGATGGGTCCTCGGCCCGATCTGCGGCGCATGCTCGTGCCGTCGGGACCCGTCGCCGTCTACGCGGCGAGCAACTTCCCCCTCGCGTTCTCGGTGGCCGGGGGCGACACTGCCGCCGCGCTGGCTGCCGGTGCCGGCGTCGTGGTGAAGGCGCATCCCGGGCACCCGGCTACGAGCGCACTCGTCGGGACGGTGATCACCTCGGTCACCGAGCACGTCGTGGGCGACGCGGTGTCCGTGGTCTACGGGTACCAGGCCGGAATCGACCTCGTGCAGGCGCCCCTCATCCGCGCCGCCAGCTTCACCGGATCCCCCGGAGGCGGGCGTGCCCTGGCGGAGCTCGCGGCGTCCCGGCCGCATCCCATTCCGTTCTACGGCGAGCTGGGCAGCATCAATCCGGTTCTCATCTCACCCGAGGCCGCGACCGCACGTGCGGATTCGATCGCGGCGGGACTCGCCGCATCGATCGTCCTGGGCGGCGGTCAGTTCTGCACCAAGCCCGGAGTCGCGCTCGTTCCCGCGGGAGCCCCGGGAGACGCTCTCGTCGCCGCGCTCGCGGAAGAGATCGGCCGCGTCGACCCGAAGCCCGCGCTGACGCGCGGCATGGCCGCCGCCTACGGTTCCGGCATCATCGACCTGGCCGGCGTACCCGGAGCGCGGGAGATGACCGGTACGGATCTCGGCGAGGTCGCCGCCGTCGGCGAGTCCGGACGTACGGTTCCTTCGCTCATCGAGTTCGAGGGCGACGAGCTGCCCGCCCGCCTGACCGAGGAGTGCTTCGGACCGACCGCCGTCGTCGTCCGCTACCGCGACGACGACCACGCCGCGCGCCTCGCCGCCTCGCTGCCCGGGTCGCTGACCGCATCGCTGTTCCTCCAGCCGGGCGACACCGGTGTGCCGGCCGCCCGGGCGGAGCTCGGCGCGCGGGCGGGACGCATCCTGTTCGACCAGTACCCCACCGGGGTGGCCGTCGCGTGGGCGCAGAACCACGGCGGGCCATGGCCGTCGACCGACTCCGTGCACACATCGGTCGGTGCGACCTCGATCCGGCGCTATCTCCGACCCGTCGCCTGGCAGAATGCTCCGGCGGCTGAACTTCCCGCGGAGCTGCGTGACGGACCCGTCGACATCCCCCGCCGCATCGACGGAGCGCTGCACCTGCCGTAG